A genomic region of Eubacterium sp. 1001713B170207_170306_E7 contains the following coding sequences:
- the lysS gene encoding lysine--tRNA ligase, with amino-acid sequence MSEENLSEVLAVRREKLKKLQEEGKNPFEITRYDVTAYADDVNENFEAYEEKPVSMAGRIMSKRGQGKVGFYDLQDSTGKIQMFLKKDLLENYDEIKTYDIGDIVGIKGEVFKTQKGQISIRVKELVLLSKSLQILPEKYHGLKDTELRYRQRYVDLIVNPEVKNVFILRSQIIRKIREFLDNRGFIEVETPVLYNLAGGANARPFVTHHNALDIPLYMRIALELPLKRLIVGGFDKVYELSRVFRNEGMDATHNPEFTLLETYEAYADYDDVMNMVEALYGFLAREILAADTVEYEGHDISLAAPFRRARMVDLVEEHTGVNFDVMTDLAEAQEAAKKLHVDVEDKHSIGEIIAEVFDEYVEDKLIQPTFVTMHPVEISPLSKREPTDPRYTQRFELFINGAECANAFSELNDPIDQKGRFEAQVQKKADGDDEAHPYDADFINALEVGLPPTGGLGIGIDRLVMLFTGQHSIRDVILFPTMKPLED; translated from the coding sequence GTGAGCGAAGAAAATTTAAGTGAAGTACTAGCGGTCAGGCGTGAAAAGCTGAAGAAGCTTCAGGAGGAAGGAAAGAACCCCTTCGAGATCACACGCTATGACGTCACCGCCTACGCGGATGACGTGAATGAAAACTTTGAAGCGTACGAAGAAAAGCCCGTTTCCATGGCAGGCCGTATCATGTCCAAAAGAGGCCAGGGTAAGGTCGGCTTCTACGATCTCCAGGACAGCACCGGAAAAATCCAGATGTTTTTAAAGAAGGACCTGCTGGAAAATTATGACGAAATCAAAACCTATGACATCGGCGATATCGTCGGCATTAAAGGCGAGGTGTTCAAGACACAGAAGGGACAGATCTCGATCCGTGTGAAGGAGCTCGTTTTACTCAGCAAATCCCTTCAGATTTTACCGGAAAAATATCACGGCTTAAAGGATACCGAGCTGCGCTACCGTCAGCGCTATGTCGATCTGATCGTCAATCCTGAGGTCAAAAATGTGTTCATCCTGCGCTCGCAGATTATCCGCAAGATCCGCGAATTTTTAGACAACCGTGGCTTTATCGAGGTGGAAACCCCCGTTTTATACAACCTGGCAGGCGGCGCCAATGCCCGTCCGTTTGTTACCCACCATAACGCTCTGGACATACCGCTTTATATGCGTATTGCCCTGGAATTACCCCTTAAACGGCTGATTGTCGGCGGCTTTGATAAAGTGTATGAACTCAGCCGCGTATTCCGTAATGAGGGCATGGACGCCACCCATAATCCCGAGTTCACCCTGCTTGAAACCTACGAAGCCTATGCCGACTACGACGACGTCATGAACATGGTCGAAGCCCTGTATGGATTTTTGGCCAGGGAAATTCTTGCGGCGGATACCGTTGAGTACGAGGGACACGACATCTCCCTGGCAGCGCCCTTTAGGCGTGCCCGCATGGTAGACTTGGTAGAGGAACACACCGGCGTTAATTTTGACGTGATGACCGATCTGGCAGAAGCGCAGGAAGCGGCGAAAAAACTGCATGTAGATGTGGAGGATAAGCACTCCATCGGCGAGATCATTGCCGAAGTTTTTGACGAATATGTCGAAGATAAGCTCATTCAGCCCACCTTTGTGACCATGCACCCCGTGGAAATCTCACCCCTGTCCAAGCGTGAGCCCACAGACCCGAGATATACCCAGCGTTTCGAGCTGTTCATTAACGGTGCCGAATGTGCCAACGCCTTCTCCGAGCTCAATGACCCCATTGACCAGAAGGGACGTTTTGAAGCGCAGGTACAGAAAAAGGCAGACGGTGACGACGAAGCGCATCCCTATGATGCAGACTTTATCAACGCACTGGAAGTAGGCCTTCCGCCCACAGGCGGCCTGGGAATCGGCATTGACCGTCTGGTAATGCTGTTTACAGGACAGCACAGCATCCGCGACGTTATCCTTTTCCCGACCATGAAACCTCTTGAAGATTAA
- the greA gene encoding transcription elongation factor GreA: protein MNEELVMTQEGLDTLKKRLEYLKTVKRYEVAARIKTAREYGDLSENAEYDEAKSEQGFVEGEISELEAKIKKVKVIDDNDIHTEDVGVGSIVKVKDLEFGDTEEYKIVGSAESDITQNKLSNESPVGRGLIGAKVGQVVTIPIPDGEVQYEVLDIRR from the coding sequence ATGAATGAAGAATTAGTAATGACCCAGGAGGGTCTTGATACTTTAAAGAAGCGTTTAGAGTATTTAAAAACCGTTAAGCGCTATGAAGTTGCGGCGCGTATTAAAACAGCCAGAGAATACGGCGATTTAAGCGAAAATGCCGAATACGATGAAGCGAAATCCGAACAGGGCTTCGTGGAAGGTGAAATATCCGAACTGGAAGCCAAGATTAAAAAAGTCAAGGTCATTGATGACAACGACATTCATACCGAGGATGTCGGCGTTGGCAGCATCGTCAAGGTGAAAGACCTGGAGTTTGGCGATACAGAGGAATATAAAATTGTCGGGTCAGCAGAATCCGACATTACGCAGAATAAATTATCCAACGAATCACCAGTCGGCAGAGGCCTGATCGGCGCAAAGGTCGGACAGGTTGTGACCATTCCGATTCCGGACGGTGAAGTTCAGTATGAAGTTTTAGATATCAGAAGATAG